The segment ATTTTTGTATTCATGTCCGCTTGCGGAAACCCGCACGAACCCACCATGTCTCTACTTTTTAATCGTTCAAGCCCAGCTACAATTTAGAACAAAATTTTTAATTCAACTCATCCCTGATTACGCTTAAAGGGAATCGTATTGCCTTCTTGCCCTTCCTCTGTATTCTCAGTATCTTCCCTTTCTGAATTTGGCTCTACTGTAGCGCCTTCAGCTTTCAAAGCGTCCTTCTTGTCTTTTTCCTTTTCTGGATTGTGCCACGGGGAATCATACCGGTTCCATGGCAAAATTGGCCCTTTGGGCAACTTATTGGTCAGTACCGTAATATTATCCTGATCCGGTTCCGGCAGGTTGACTTTCTTTTTGGGAGGATTGGGATTGTCCCGATGGGAACTCATAGAGCAAAATAAGTCAAAACAGTAGGGAAGCAAGCCATCCCTGGACAAAAGTTAGCCACTACCATATCCGTCAGAATTACCAACGCCAACATCCAGGTGGCATAGGCAGCATAGGAGAGGGATTGGGAGATATCATCTAACCGTTGTTTATTTACATTATAGGCTTCTGCCCAGTTCACGAGCATTTGCAGTTGATATTCCTCTGGCGAGAGAGATAAGTAGCTTTCCAGGAACTTGCGATCGCCTAAATTAGGACTCACTGCCATTTGCCGAGGGAGGAATGCCGAAATCAGCAACGTAAAGTTTACAAGGAAACCGATCAACTCAGCAACCGTGAGCAAATTGGGCACTAGCACCAACCGAGACAGGGTTAAACTGGTGAGCAAGGCTCCATTGGTCACAAATAAGATATTCAGTTTCGTAGTCAGGGTTTGGTTTTTCTGTCGTTGTTGTTCGAGGACTTCACGGGCATCTCCAACAGCGAGTTCTAGGGTACTGGCAGAGAGGGAGTCTTCAGAAGGTTCAGGAGAAAGGGTATCAAAGAGGGAATGCACGGTGGCCGTCATAGTGGTAGGAGGGTTTATTCAGTTATAGGGTGAAGGGTGAAGTGGGCCAAAACCTTGGCCGGGTCTATCTTCTATTATGGTGGATGGCTAACCCTTTTGACTAGAGGAGATTTACAGGTTTTTGGGTGTTCCTCTAGAGAGAGAGGTTAAGGAATGTACGCTAAATTACGGATACAGGCGATCGCCTCTTAAAAATCCCTCTTCTTTTGGCCAACTTTAATATTTTAGAAGAAATCCCTGAAATATAATGAGGTCTATATCTTAGGATCAGGCAAGTTTATGGGTCAAATCATTCGGAAAATCTATTTACACTGGAGTGGAACGCACTATAATTGGGCAACTCCTGGCCATTACCATACCGTAGTCATGAGTGATGGCACAGTTAAACGGCACACGGGTTACGATCAAATGTTGCGGACTCATACTTATGCCCGTAACACCAATTCTGTCAGTATCTGTTGCTCCTGTATGGGAGGCGTGGCTTGGCGGGATTATCCCCCCACCACGATCCAAATTGACAATATGTGCAAGGAAGTGGCATCTCTTGCTCTAGATTTGGGTTGGGGAGTCAATGATATTACTATCTCTAGTGTGATGACTCACGCCGAAGCAGCCGCTAATCGAGATTTTTCTAAGTGGCAAGCTTGGCGAGGTACTGGAGTCTCTTTTGGTACAGCAAGATACTATGGGCTACCCCATGATAACTATGGCCCCATTAGTTGGCATGATGGATGGCCGGGAGGGACAGCCGAGCGCTGGGACTGGTGGCAACTGAAATCTTCCGATCGCGGTGGTGTAGGGGGTGATATTTTACGGGATAAAGTTCGGAGCTTCATGCAAGCTGCTGCCGATCCGGACTTACAAAAAATCGAAAACTATCAGCAGGAAACGGAATGCAAGATCTTCTTTGGGGGTCGAGTCGTTTCTACAGGCTATATTCTTTCCGATAACCGGTGTTATGCTCGGTTATTAGATTTAACATCACCTTTCCAGATCCGAATTGGTACAGTCCAAAGCGGGGACATCCGGTTTATTAATTTGGTTTCGGATAAATACAGGCCCAAATACATCACTGATGCTCCCATTATTCCCAGTTTTCCCAATGTTGATATTTACCTGAATCGTCCTTTAGATGTGAATGGGAATGCCATTGGCGATCAAGATTTCCCAGTACAACCCTTTGTACAAGGAGTCTTATTAAAGCGTTCTACCTATGTCATCTTGGCAGATTTCTGTAAAGAATTAGGTATTGACTATGCCTATCGGGGTGCGGATAAGTCTATCCATTTAGGCACGAAAACAGCTCCTCCCCTGTAATATCAAGTCTGGGTAATCGATTCAAGTATCCGATTGGGTGGTCAGGAGGCGCTTGTAGAAGTTGCATGATGTCGCTTATCCTCCTGCCCACCCTACGAGGGTTTAGTGAAGGGAAAATTAGCTATTCAAGTCAGGGTTATTTGAAGACCCTTTATTTCGATAGTAAATGGGATCTTCTCCGTCTTTAGCGGTGACGTTTTCGTAAACACCATCATCTCGCTTGACTAATTTACTAAATCCTAAATTTTTATAATCATTGTTGCTCGTGGGAACACTAAGCATGGGGGCGCTCAACAAACGGCGCACGGGTGCATCTAAGGGGGTGTCTTCGGGATCGATCTGGGCGAGTTCACAGAGTTTGCCCCAAGTTTCTAGGGTCTGATTCAGGGAATGAAAGACTTCAACTTTGCGATTATTACTAGGGCAGAAATAATCGTAGATGGGCATAATAATTAGTCTATTGAGAAAAAGGTTAATCTATTGTTTAGTGTATAGGAGTTAGGGCAAAATTTCAAGAGAGCGATCGGTTGAGTGATCTCGTAGCAGAGAAAAAGGCGATAACAACAGAGATGATCTGAGTTTATAAAGTTTTTATAAGTCAAAGCCGCTCATAGGAATTGAGTATGTTATAATTATATATTTTAGTTAAACACCCTAGACGGGTGAGGCGATCGTTTAATTTTAGGGGCACAGACCATGATTCAACCGCAAAACTCTCAGACTCACCATTTAAGAGATTGGGCTTATCTGGGGATGGAAAAATATTTCCGCAAAGCGATCGCCTATGAACAAAAGGTTTTAGCCGACCAAGATCCAGAAGATTTACACCAGATGCGCGTAGGAATGCGACGCTTACGCAGTGCAGTCAGTGGTTTTGCTCCCATTTTAGACTTACCGCCCCAAGTCAGTAACAAGCAGATTGGCAAAATGGCTAGAATTCTCGGAGAGTTGCGAGATTTAGATGTACTGCAAGACGCTCTGCAAGAGTATGAACCCCAATTAAAAGCGAAGGAAAAACCCTTAGTAGAGAAAGCTTTGAAAAAATTATCCAAACGGCGCTCTAAAGCTTTCCACAACGTGAAAAAGCTCCTTCAGGGTAAGACTTATAAGAAATTTAAGCAGTGCCTACAAGGGTGGTTGCAAGAGCCACACTATCAGCAGTGGGCAGAGTTATCAGTCAATAGTGTATTACCGGATCTATTGTTACCTTACATCAATCAATTGTTGCTGCATCCCGCTTGGTGGGTTGGAGTTACTGTAGAGCGAGATAAAATTAAGCGGCAAACCCGGTTAACCATTAAGGGAGCTGAAGCCCAAATTGCCCAACATGGGGAAGAATTGCACGATCTCCGCAAACAAGCGAAACGGGTGCGCTATCAAATGAGTTTGT is part of the Roseofilum capinflatum BLCC-M114 genome and harbors:
- a CDS encoding N-acetylmuramoyl-L-alanine amidase; translation: MGQIIRKIYLHWSGTHYNWATPGHYHTVVMSDGTVKRHTGYDQMLRTHTYARNTNSVSICCSCMGGVAWRDYPPTTIQIDNMCKEVASLALDLGWGVNDITISSVMTHAEAAANRDFSKWQAWRGTGVSFGTARYYGLPHDNYGPISWHDGWPGGTAERWDWWQLKSSDRGGVGGDILRDKVRSFMQAAADPDLQKIENYQQETECKIFFGGRVVSTGYILSDNRCYARLLDLTSPFQIRIGTVQSGDIRFINLVSDKYRPKYITDAPIIPSFPNVDIYLNRPLDVNGNAIGDQDFPVQPFVQGVLLKRSTYVILADFCKELGIDYAYRGADKSIHLGTKTAPPL
- a CDS encoding CHAD domain-containing protein: MIQPQNSQTHHLRDWAYLGMEKYFRKAIAYEQKVLADQDPEDLHQMRVGMRRLRSAVSGFAPILDLPPQVSNKQIGKMARILGELRDLDVLQDALQEYEPQLKAKEKPLVEKALKKLSKRRSKAFHNVKKLLQGKTYKKFKQCLQGWLQEPHYQQWAELSVNSVLPDLLLPYINQLLLHPAWWVGVTVERDKIKRQTRLTIKGAEAQIAQHGEELHDLRKQAKRVRYQMSLFRQHYGPVYQEYVQEIKAIQEVLGTIQDTLVLEDFLDQVLPSSWRTQVPTLAKLLSKQRYECWKKWYKLQQRYLSETVRQGLRNSAISPLIQVAVAENNTLINNHTPEAIAPGETKNHHRLQDKN